The following coding sequences lie in one Sinorhizobium fredii USDA 257 genomic window:
- a CDS encoding M3 family oligoendopeptidase: protein MRLAQPLLAAFGPSAVRAQAGQAASSAANLGELPTWRLEDLYASAASYEFRADVAKAEADALAFEKEWKGKLAEAAAKTGDQGIGAAVKAFEALEDLMGRIASFAGLTYFSDTSNPANGKLYGDVQSKLTDISAHLLFFSLELNRIDDKVIDTALEADSLAAYYKPWILDLRKDKPYQLDDKLEQLFLEKSMTGANAFNRLFDETIASLTFSVDGEALPLEVTLNLLQDASSENRKKAAMALAETFKANIRTFTLVTNTLAKDKEISDRWRGFEDIADSRHLANRVEREVVDALASAVKAAYPRLSHRYYALKAKWLGMEQMEFWDRNAPLPETPNALIPWGEAKDTVLSAYHGFAPEMAAIARRFFDDRWIDAPVRPGKAPGAFAHPTVPSVHPYVLVNYMGKPRDVMTLAHELGHGVHQVLAGGQGALMASTPLTLAETASVFGEMLTFRALLDRTKDKRERKAMLAQKVEDMINTVVRQIAFYDFERKVHTARKQGELTADDLGEIWLSVQGESLGPAIRISEGYETYWAYIPHFIHSPFYVYAYAFGDCLVNSLYAVYRNAESGFQEKYFDLLKAGGTKHHSELLAPFGLDAADPSFWAQGLSMIEGLIDELEALDRT, encoded by the coding sequence ATGAGACTCGCTCAGCCCCTCCTCGCCGCCTTCGGCCCCTCTGCAGTGCGTGCGCAGGCCGGGCAGGCGGCCAGTTCGGCCGCGAATCTCGGCGAGCTGCCCACCTGGCGGCTCGAAGATCTCTATGCCTCAGCCGCCTCCTATGAATTCCGCGCCGACGTTGCTAAGGCGGAAGCCGACGCGCTCGCCTTCGAAAAGGAGTGGAAGGGGAAACTGGCAGAAGCCGCCGCCAAGACGGGAGATCAGGGTATCGGCGCCGCCGTCAAGGCGTTCGAGGCGCTCGAGGACCTGATGGGCCGCATCGCCTCTTTCGCCGGCCTCACCTATTTCTCCGACACGTCCAATCCGGCGAACGGCAAGCTTTACGGCGACGTGCAATCGAAGCTCACCGACATATCGGCGCATCTCTTGTTCTTCTCGCTGGAGCTCAACCGGATCGACGACAAGGTGATCGATACCGCACTCGAAGCGGATAGCCTGGCCGCCTACTACAAGCCCTGGATTCTCGACCTGCGCAAGGACAAGCCCTACCAGCTCGACGACAAGCTGGAGCAGCTCTTCCTCGAAAAATCGATGACCGGGGCGAACGCCTTCAACCGGCTTTTCGACGAAACGATTGCGTCGCTCACGTTCTCGGTCGACGGGGAAGCGCTACCGCTCGAGGTGACGCTGAACCTCTTGCAGGATGCGTCCTCGGAAAACCGGAAGAAGGCCGCCATGGCGCTTGCCGAGACCTTCAAGGCGAACATCCGCACCTTCACGCTCGTCACCAATACGCTGGCTAAGGACAAGGAAATCTCCGACCGCTGGCGCGGCTTCGAGGATATCGCCGACAGCCGCCATCTCGCCAACCGCGTCGAGCGCGAAGTGGTGGACGCGCTCGCCTCGGCGGTCAAGGCTGCCTATCCGCGTCTCTCGCATCGCTATTATGCGCTGAAAGCCAAGTGGCTCGGCATGGAGCAGATGGAGTTCTGGGACCGCAACGCACCGTTGCCGGAGACGCCGAACGCGCTGATCCCCTGGGGCGAGGCGAAGGACACGGTTCTATCCGCCTATCATGGCTTCGCGCCGGAAATGGCGGCGATCGCCCGGCGTTTCTTCGACGACCGCTGGATCGACGCACCGGTCCGCCCGGGCAAGGCGCCCGGCGCCTTCGCCCATCCGACGGTCCCCTCCGTGCACCCATACGTGCTCGTCAACTATATGGGCAAGCCGCGCGACGTGATGACGCTCGCCCATGAACTCGGGCATGGCGTCCATCAGGTGCTCGCCGGCGGGCAGGGCGCGCTGATGGCGTCCACCCCGCTGACGCTCGCCGAAACCGCCTCCGTCTTCGGCGAGATGCTGACTTTCCGCGCCCTCCTCGACCGGACCAAGGACAAGCGCGAGCGCAAGGCCATGCTCGCCCAGAAGGTCGAGGACATGATCAACACGGTGGTGCGCCAGATCGCCTTCTACGATTTCGAGCGCAAGGTCCACACCGCGCGCAAGCAGGGCGAACTGACCGCCGATGATCTCGGCGAAATCTGGCTCTCGGTGCAGGGCGAAAGCCTCGGTCCGGCCATCCGCATTTCGGAAGGCTACGAGACCTACTGGGCCTATATCCCGCACTTCATCCACTCCCCCTTCTATGTCTACGCCTATGCCTTTGGCGATTGCCTGGTGAATTCGCTCTATGCCGTCTATCGCAATGCCGAAAGCGGCTTCCAGGAGAAGTATTTCGACCTCCTGAAGGCCGGCGGAACCAAGCATCATTCCGAACTCCTGGCGCCCTTCGGGCTCGATGCCGCCGATCCGTCGTTCTGGGCACAGGGCCTGTCGATGATTGAAGGACTGATCGACGAACTGGAGGCGCTTGATAGGACGTGA
- a CDS encoding aminodeoxychorismate synthase component I yields the protein MIEHAPFVLFRDDSENRTTVFAKPSRVITARTRAEFLRGLSELEAARRAGKWLAGYMAYEAGHLFEAKLTPFAEENRETPLMSFGVFDAPAEGHPLAEPRRRVENEPLLCEPRAGWDFSAYRQRFERLHQHLRQGDCYQANLTMPIHARWSGDARTAFWSLIERQPVKYGALVALDGPILLSRSPELFFHVDPDGWIETHPMKGTAPRGATAEEDAAIIAEMREDEKTQAENRMIVDLLRNDISRITEVGTLHVPKLFEIETYPTVHQMVSHVRARLLPDISVADIFAALFPCGSVTGAPKMRAMEILHELESGPRDAYCGAIGFIAPDGVMRFSVAIRTISLFPDGRAIFNVGGGIVFDSKAAAEYDECLLKARFAVGDAEIAR from the coding sequence ATGATTGAACACGCGCCCTTTGTCCTCTTTCGGGACGACAGCGAAAACCGCACGACGGTCTTCGCCAAGCCTTCGCGCGTGATCACGGCGCGCACGCGGGCGGAGTTCCTGCGCGGACTTTCCGAACTCGAGGCTGCCCGCCGCGCCGGGAAATGGCTCGCGGGCTACATGGCCTATGAGGCGGGGCATCTCTTCGAGGCGAAGCTCACTCCCTTTGCCGAAGAGAACCGCGAGACGCCGCTGATGTCCTTCGGTGTCTTCGACGCGCCCGCGGAAGGCCATCCGCTCGCCGAGCCGCGGCGACGTGTCGAAAACGAACCGCTTCTGTGCGAACCCCGGGCCGGTTGGGATTTTTCTGCCTATCGCCAGCGTTTCGAGCGCCTGCACCAGCACCTGCGCCAGGGCGATTGCTACCAGGCGAACCTGACGATGCCGATCCATGCGCGCTGGTCTGGCGACGCGCGCACCGCCTTCTGGTCGCTGATCGAACGCCAGCCGGTCAAATACGGTGCCCTGGTGGCGCTCGACGGACCGATCCTGCTATCGCGATCGCCCGAGCTGTTCTTCCATGTCGATCCGGACGGCTGGATCGAGACCCATCCGATGAAAGGCACCGCACCGCGCGGCGCGACCGCCGAGGAGGACGCGGCGATCATCGCGGAGATGCGCGAAGACGAGAAGACACAGGCTGAAAACCGGATGATCGTCGACCTGTTGCGCAACGACATCTCCCGCATCACCGAGGTCGGCACGCTGCATGTGCCGAAGCTCTTCGAAATCGAGACGTATCCGACGGTGCACCAGATGGTGAGCCATGTGCGCGCCAGGCTGCTGCCCGATATTTCGGTCGCCGATATTTTCGCCGCCCTCTTTCCCTGCGGATCGGTGACCGGCGCGCCGAAAATGCGGGCCATGGAAATTCTCCATGAACTGGAGTCCGGCCCCCGTGACGCCTATTGTGGGGCGATCGGTTTCATCGCACCCGATGGTGTGATGCGTTTCAGTGTGGCGATCCGGACGATTTCCTTGTTTCCCGATGGCCGCGCCATCTTCAATGTCGGCGGCGGCATCGTCTTCGACTCAAAGGCGGCAGCCGAATACGACGAGTGCCTGCTGAAGGCCCGCTTCGCCGTCGGCGACGCCGAGATCGCCCGATGA
- a CDS encoding aminotransferase class IV family protein has translation MTDFSLIETLRYEPEAGLVRLRLHLARLTRSARRLGFAGAAAAEAQLREAVRDAESAVRVRLTLDRQGALAVTTAPFTPLPADALWRVRIASTRLDSADRLLRMKTTRRGVYETARNEFFAAEADEVLLLNERGEVCEGTITSIFLDDGHGALKTPPISCGLLAGVLRTELICQRRARVARLSPADLHRGHLYVGNSLRGLIRAELVV, from the coding sequence ATGACGGATTTCTCGCTGATCGAGACGCTGCGCTATGAGCCGGAGGCCGGCCTCGTCCGGCTCAGACTACACCTTGCACGTTTGACGCGCTCCGCCCGCCGCCTCGGTTTTGCCGGAGCGGCGGCGGCCGAGGCGCAGCTCAGAGAGGCGGTTCGCGACGCGGAAAGCGCCGTGCGCGTGCGCCTCACGCTCGATCGTCAAGGCGCTCTAGCGGTCACAACCGCGCCGTTCACACCGCTTCCTGCCGATGCACTGTGGCGCGTCCGGATCGCTTCGACACGGCTCGATTCTGCCGATCGGCTGCTTCGGATGAAGACGACGCGGCGCGGCGTCTACGAGACGGCACGCAACGAGTTTTTCGCGGCCGAGGCCGACGAAGTCCTCCTCCTCAACGAGAGGGGCGAGGTCTGCGAGGGCACAATAACCTCGATCTTCCTCGACGATGGCCACGGCGCGCTGAAGACGCCGCCGATCTCCTGCGGCCTCCTCGCCGGCGTTCTGCGGACGGAACTCATTTGCCAGCGGCGCGCGAGGGTCGCGCGACTGTCGCCCGCCGACCTTCACAGAGGTCATCTCTATGTCGGCAATTCCCTAAGAGGTCTGATCCGGGCGGAACTCGTGGTCTGA
- a CDS encoding GGDEF domain-containing protein, with product MTGDYLKALMGLQARSPVLISLYDQHDRLRFANAAFRSTYHVGVNDAPTWEEIMRRNHAAGRGVIIGTDDIDTWIAAALERRGNVPSRTSETELHDGRSLCVTETVDEKGWTLSMAVDVTGIREEERKHRKDRDFALRDSPVEELTHVPDRRHTLGKLAEFIQDCAENPQMWGCVAIVDIDYFKAINDRYGPQRADEVLLDFAGQMQGFVRRSDCFGRIGGEAFMLILPDTTVSESNLILDRLLEKIRGARPLSNIPEFYYTCSVGLAEYREGDKVSDIYSRATQALNLAKREGRDRVKRYTLPGSDHEFRPDQTS from the coding sequence GTGACCGGTGATTACCTCAAGGCCCTGATGGGTTTGCAAGCCCGATCGCCCGTGCTGATCTCGCTCTACGATCAGCATGATCGGCTGCGCTTTGCCAATGCGGCATTCCGTTCCACCTATCATGTCGGCGTGAACGATGCTCCGACCTGGGAAGAGATCATGCGCCGCAATCATGCGGCGGGCCGGGGTGTGATAATCGGGACCGACGACATCGATACCTGGATCGCCGCGGCCCTCGAGCGGCGCGGCAACGTGCCGTCCCGCACGTCGGAAACCGAACTGCACGACGGCCGTTCGCTGTGCGTGACGGAGACCGTCGATGAAAAGGGCTGGACGCTGTCGATGGCGGTCGACGTGACCGGCATTCGGGAGGAGGAGCGCAAGCACCGGAAGGACCGGGATTTCGCCTTGCGGGATTCGCCGGTGGAGGAACTGACCCACGTCCCCGACCGCCGCCATACACTCGGAAAGCTTGCCGAATTCATCCAGGACTGCGCCGAGAATCCGCAGATGTGGGGTTGTGTGGCGATCGTCGACATCGATTATTTCAAAGCGATCAACGACCGCTATGGTCCGCAGCGCGCCGACGAGGTCCTGCTCGATTTCGCAGGTCAAATGCAGGGCTTCGTGCGCCGCTCCGACTGCTTCGGGCGCATCGGTGGCGAGGCATTCATGCTGATCCTGCCGGACACGACGGTCAGCGAGTCGAACCTCATTCTCGATCGCCTGTTGGAAAAAATACGCGGCGCCAGGCCGCTGTCGAACATTCCTGAGTTCTACTACACCTGTTCGGTCGGCCTTGCGGAATATCGCGAAGGCGACAAGGTCAGTGACATCTATTCCCGCGCAACCCAGGCGCTCAATCTGGCGAAGCGCGAGGGCCGCGACAGGGTGAAGCGCTATACGCTGCCCGGCTCAGACCACGAGTTCCGCCCGGATCAGACCTCTTAG
- a CDS encoding heme-dependent oxidative N-demethylase family protein — translation MVKPQKVPNSHMKHTPYDGSSKPFTIGLTQLEPERWIEPDEALDFYLGEKARLLAASRETVFAAESGTEAAQRELLDFLTDYLPRRYPQVYRRENGAMIAGGRRVALDDDAPLVVAGSLIQDDLAVMERKAEEWHLTAAYVAFPSSWSLAEKFGRSIDEIHAPVPGFERGSRNADLIARMFDNLSPARFVERFNWAVNVDGALHLPKSKAEGIGAEPAQLTEDGTFIRIERQTLRKLPRTGAIAFTIRIYSDPLAALKNRPDAAALARSFVGQLNELTLPQAAYKGLVSKREALISALLSIAG, via the coding sequence ATGGTTAAGCCGCAGAAAGTGCCGAATTCGCATATGAAGCACACGCCCTACGACGGCTCGTCGAAGCCCTTCACGATCGGGCTCACGCAACTCGAACCCGAGCGATGGATCGAGCCGGACGAGGCGCTTGACTTCTATCTCGGTGAAAAGGCCAGGCTGCTGGCGGCAAGTCGCGAAACCGTCTTCGCGGCTGAATCCGGGACGGAGGCTGCCCAGCGGGAGCTCCTCGATTTTCTGACCGATTATCTCCCGCGCCGCTACCCGCAGGTTTACCGGCGCGAGAACGGCGCGATGATCGCCGGCGGCCGCCGTGTGGCGCTCGACGACGACGCCCCTCTGGTAGTCGCCGGGTCGCTGATCCAGGACGATCTGGCGGTCATGGAGCGCAAAGCGGAAGAGTGGCACCTTACCGCCGCCTATGTCGCCTTTCCATCTTCCTGGTCTCTCGCCGAAAAGTTCGGCCGGTCGATCGACGAGATTCACGCGCCGGTGCCGGGCTTCGAAAGGGGAAGCCGCAATGCGGACCTGATCGCCCGCATGTTCGACAATCTCTCTCCAGCCCGCTTCGTCGAGCGCTTCAACTGGGCCGTCAATGTCGACGGCGCCCTGCATCTGCCGAAGTCGAAGGCGGAAGGCATCGGCGCCGAGCCGGCCCAACTGACCGAGGACGGCACCTTCATCCGCATCGAAAGACAGACGCTGCGCAAGCTGCCGCGGACCGGCGCAATCGCTTTCACCATCCGCATCTATTCCGATCCGCTTGCCGCACTCAAGAATCGGCCCGACGCGGCCGCCCTCGCCCGTTCCTTCGTCGGACAATTGAACGAGCTGACGCTGCCGCAGGCAGCCTACAAGGGTCTCGTCAGCAAGCGGGAGGCCCTGATCTCGGCCCTGTTATCGATAGCCGGTTAA
- a CDS encoding homospermidine synthase, which yields MADTSYPVYGEITGPIVMIGFGSIGHGTLPLIERHFKFDKSRLIVVEPRDDAKDTEIFARHGVRHVRAAVTKDNYKELLKPLLTEGGGQGFCVNLSVDTSSLDIIKLCRKLDVLYIDTVVEPWLGFYFDPEMDNAARTNYALRETMRREKEKNPGGTTAVSTCGANPGMVSWFVKKALLDLADDLGLKYEEPHQDDREGWAKLMRKTGVKGVHIAERDTQRTKHPKPLNVFWNTWSVEGFISEGMQPAELGWGTHEAWMPKNARKHKKGCQAAIYLEQPGANTRVRSWCPTPGPQYGFLVTHNESISIADFFTVRDKNGDVSYRPTCHYAYHPANDAVLSLHEMFGNGGTPQPVHHVLDETELEDGIDELGVLLYGHDKNAYWYGSRLSLEETRRIAPYQNATGLQVTSAVLAGMVWALENPKAGIVEADEMDYKRCLEVQLPYLGPVEGHYTDWTPLDGRPGLFPEDIDTKDPWQFKNILVR from the coding sequence ATGGCAGACACCAGCTACCCGGTCTATGGCGAGATTACCGGCCCGATCGTCATGATCGGTTTCGGTTCGATCGGCCACGGCACCTTGCCGCTGATCGAGCGCCACTTCAAATTCGACAAGAGCCGGTTGATCGTGGTGGAGCCCCGTGACGACGCCAAGGACACGGAGATTTTTGCGCGCCACGGCGTGCGCCACGTCCGCGCTGCTGTGACCAAGGACAACTACAAGGAACTCCTGAAGCCGCTGCTGACCGAAGGCGGCGGCCAGGGCTTCTGCGTCAACCTCTCCGTCGACACCTCCTCGCTCGACATCATCAAGCTCTGCCGCAAGCTCGACGTGCTTTATATCGACACGGTCGTCGAGCCGTGGCTCGGCTTCTACTTCGACCCGGAAATGGACAATGCCGCGCGTACCAACTACGCGCTTCGCGAGACGATGCGCCGCGAGAAGGAAAAGAACCCCGGCGGCACGACGGCGGTTTCGACCTGCGGCGCCAATCCGGGAATGGTCTCCTGGTTCGTCAAGAAGGCGCTGCTCGACCTCGCCGACGACCTCGGCCTGAAATACGAGGAGCCGCATCAGGACGACCGTGAAGGCTGGGCCAAGCTGATGAGGAAGACCGGCGTCAAGGGCGTCCACATCGCCGAGCGGGACACCCAGCGCACCAAGCACCCAAAGCCGCTCAACGTCTTCTGGAACACCTGGTCGGTCGAAGGCTTCATCTCGGAAGGCATGCAGCCGGCCGAACTCGGCTGGGGTACCCACGAGGCCTGGATGCCGAAGAACGCCAGGAAGCACAAGAAGGGCTGTCAGGCGGCGATCTATCTCGAACAGCCGGGCGCGAACACCCGCGTGCGCAGCTGGTGCCCGACGCCGGGTCCGCAATACGGCTTCCTCGTCACCCACAATGAATCGATTTCGATTGCCGACTTCTTCACCGTCCGTGACAAGAATGGCGACGTCAGCTACCGGCCGACCTGCCACTATGCCTATCACCCGGCCAACGACGCGGTACTGTCGCTGCACGAGATGTTCGGCAACGGCGGCACGCCGCAACCGGTGCATCACGTCCTGGACGAGACGGAACTGGAGGACGGCATCGACGAACTCGGCGTGCTGCTCTACGGCCACGACAAGAACGCCTATTGGTACGGCTCGCGCCTTTCGCTGGAAGAAACCCGCCGCATCGCTCCCTATCAGAACGCAACCGGCCTGCAGGTGACGAGCGCCGTTCTCGCCGGCATGGTCTGGGCGCTGGAGAATCCGAAAGCCGGCATCGTCGAGGCCGACGAGATGGACTACAAGCGCTGCCTCGAAGTGCAGCTCCCCTATCTCGGTCCGGTCGAAGGCCACTATACCGACTGGACGCCGCTTGACGGTCGTCCCGGTCTCTTCCCCGAAGACATCGACACCAAGGATCCTTGGCAGTTCAAGAACATCCTTGTCCGCTAA